A region of Streptomyces sp. R44 DNA encodes the following proteins:
- a CDS encoding class F sortase, whose amino-acid sequence MAPRRSRFTRRQRRLLRLTRTVVVTTVLVTGGVWWAGDEEPADPPLAAGPATPGPAAHGRAGAAAGAPAALDHKAKNRALPKATPTPRPSHPPAPLARSRPVTVAVPAITIEAPVIELGLDATGRLGTPPVDDPRVVGWYAKGPTPGERGTSVVVGHRDTRTGPAVFLNLNSLSPGNTVRVARADGKVAVFTVDRVRTFAKSDFPDKEVYGDTGRPELRLLTCGGTFDRGKGYEANIVVFAHLTEIAQKI is encoded by the coding sequence ATGGCGCCGCGTAGGTCCCGCTTCACGCGCAGGCAGCGGCGACTGCTCCGGCTCACCAGGACCGTGGTCGTGACCACCGTCCTGGTGACCGGGGGCGTCTGGTGGGCCGGTGACGAGGAACCGGCCGACCCGCCGCTCGCCGCGGGCCCGGCCACCCCCGGTCCCGCCGCCCACGGCCGGGCCGGGGCGGCGGCCGGGGCACCCGCCGCCCTGGACCACAAGGCGAAGAACAGGGCGCTGCCCAAGGCCACCCCCACACCGCGGCCGTCGCACCCGCCCGCGCCGCTGGCCCGTTCGCGCCCCGTCACCGTCGCCGTCCCGGCCATCACCATCGAGGCCCCCGTGATCGAGCTCGGCCTCGACGCCACCGGCCGGCTCGGCACACCGCCCGTCGACGACCCCCGCGTCGTCGGCTGGTACGCCAAGGGGCCCACGCCCGGCGAGCGCGGGACCTCCGTCGTCGTCGGCCACCGCGACACCCGCACCGGGCCCGCCGTCTTCCTCAACCTCAACTCGCTCAGCCCCGGCAACACCGTCCGGGTCGCCCGCGCCGACGGCAAGGTCGCCGTCTTCACGGTCGACCGGGTCCGGACCTTCGCCAAGAGCGACTTCCCCGACAAGGAGGTGTACGGAGACACCGGGCGGCCCGAACTGCGGCTGCTCACCTGCGGTGGGACCTTCGACCGCGGCAAGGGGTACGAGGCGAACATCGTCGTCTTCGCCCACCTCACCGAGATCGCCCAGAAGATCTGA
- a CDS encoding AAA family ATPase produces MSADIPAGAPPVLRVHLLGGFRVDRDGGPPLSERWPRPSARTLVKLLAVSPGHSLHREQALEICWPDADPQAALGSLRVALHAARRAIEPELAPRAASSYLTGEGALLRLDPRTVRIDADEAEALAEAALADGGRAGLAAAVEAFTGDLLPEDRYAPWAEVRRERLTALRERTLVALAAAHLAADCPEEAVAVAEQVLVAAPAEEEAHRLLIEAYVRQGLRRRAVAQYHLCREALDAEFGVRPGPETERLHRAALATTPPASRSVGPTLPAVVRRPPGTPLRGRDELLARLLAAGSPPVLLLTGEAGLGKTRLAGEVARRAAAEGTAVLWGAGHDAEGHTPYGPFAEALDGWLAGRPTAERARTGAEYPELAALLPSLGRVPAGSGRSPEEERDRLFRATAGLLGELAAERPVMVVLDDLHAGDAGSFQLLGHLARRARESGRAWRFLATVRPEELPAADPRRQVLDLLVRQSLAGAVELPRLSREACMALTADALGTGSPVPERVWELSLGNPLFALELARAVRDGDGRAGAPEGVRQLVAERLARLAPAARRVVDAVAVAGQDAALTEVLDVARRGGHPRLSAAEATEAVEAAVAASVVEERQVVSEGRPVAGLAFRHPLVRLTCYEGLSAARRRLLHSAYAEAVLRRRPEAVDTLAAHLARADDPRATGYLRQAAERAAALYANDTADRYYAELTDRLDALAADSARARIDRSAVLRRLGRFDEAARLLGEALEELGRRGDADGRVLAAARLAELMPKTRGTEEGFRLLDSCPPGPDTPAAVASAHHLSRGVLCFVAGRYEEGVAAARAAEDAAQAVTGAERRGLLARALAAQATSLGLAGRFGQAGPVADRALPHAEAYGDPQLLASVLSVLRETARRAGRLREAIDTGRRALTLAERSGDATATVFERANLAELHLLVEEVEEARELAETAVRDTGSHAGWCAPYALVALARVRMRAAEPGGGDLLDPAERTARAQGDHQAGYEVRSARAELAVREGRPEEALRLLADCRETGAAHLTAWALLACGRAAEAAGAAGGEVERAERAGERLAETEARTAHAAALAALGREREAAAGFDRATALAESLPYPAGARRVAWARGVRWADGAPGMV; encoded by the coding sequence ATGAGCGCAGACATACCAGCGGGCGCACCTCCGGTGCTGCGGGTGCATCTCCTCGGCGGGTTCCGGGTGGACCGGGACGGCGGGCCGCCGCTCTCCGAGCGGTGGCCGCGCCCGAGCGCCCGGACACTGGTGAAGCTGCTCGCGGTCTCCCCCGGGCACAGTCTCCACCGTGAGCAGGCGCTGGAGATCTGCTGGCCGGACGCGGATCCGCAGGCCGCGCTGGGCAGTCTGCGGGTGGCGCTCCACGCGGCCCGCCGGGCGATCGAACCCGAGCTGGCACCCCGGGCGGCGTCCTCCTATCTGACGGGCGAGGGCGCGCTGCTCCGCCTCGATCCGCGGACGGTACGGATCGACGCCGACGAGGCCGAGGCCCTCGCGGAGGCGGCGCTCGCCGACGGCGGGCGCGCCGGACTCGCGGCCGCCGTCGAGGCGTTCACGGGCGACCTGCTGCCCGAGGACCGGTACGCGCCCTGGGCGGAGGTCCGCCGCGAGCGGCTGACCGCCCTGCGGGAACGCACCCTGGTCGCCCTGGCCGCCGCCCATCTGGCGGCCGACTGCCCCGAGGAGGCGGTGGCGGTGGCCGAGCAGGTGCTGGTGGCGGCCCCCGCCGAGGAGGAGGCGCACCGGCTCCTGATCGAGGCGTACGTCCGGCAGGGGCTGCGCCGCCGGGCGGTCGCCCAGTACCACCTGTGCCGGGAGGCGCTGGACGCGGAGTTCGGCGTGCGGCCCGGTCCCGAGACCGAGCGGCTGCACCGGGCGGCGCTCGCCACCACCCCGCCGGCCTCCCGGTCGGTGGGGCCCACGCTGCCGGCCGTGGTGCGCCGTCCGCCAGGCACTCCGCTGCGCGGCCGTGACGAGCTCCTCGCCCGGCTGCTCGCCGCCGGCTCCCCGCCCGTACTCCTGCTCACCGGGGAGGCCGGGCTCGGCAAGACGCGGCTGGCCGGGGAGGTGGCCCGGCGGGCGGCCGCCGAGGGTACGGCCGTGCTGTGGGGGGCGGGCCACGACGCGGAGGGGCACACGCCGTACGGTCCGTTCGCCGAGGCGTTGGACGGCTGGCTCGCCGGCCGGCCGACGGCGGAGCGGGCCAGGACGGGGGCGGAGTATCCCGAACTGGCGGCGCTCCTGCCGTCCTTGGGGCGGGTGCCCGCCGGGAGTGGGCGCAGTCCCGAGGAGGAGCGGGACCGGCTGTTCCGGGCGACGGCGGGGCTGCTCGGTGAACTTGCGGCGGAGCGGCCCGTGATGGTGGTGCTGGACGACCTTCACGCGGGGGACGCGGGCTCGTTCCAGCTCCTCGGCCATCTTGCCCGCCGGGCCCGGGAGTCCGGAAGGGCTTGGCGATTTCTCGCCACTGTGCGCCCGGAGGAACTTCCCGCCGCCGACCCGCGCCGCCAGGTCCTCGACCTGCTGGTCCGCCAGTCGCTCGCGGGCGCGGTCGAACTCCCCCGGCTCTCCCGCGAGGCCTGTATGGCCCTGACGGCCGACGCCCTGGGCACCGGAAGCCCCGTCCCCGAGCGGGTGTGGGAACTGTCCCTCGGCAATCCGCTGTTCGCCCTCGAACTCGCGCGTGCGGTCCGGGACGGAGACGGCCGGGCCGGTGCCCCCGAGGGCGTGCGCCAGCTGGTGGCCGAGCGCCTCGCCCGGCTCGCCCCCGCGGCCCGCCGCGTGGTCGACGCGGTCGCGGTCGCCGGTCAGGACGCGGCCCTCACCGAAGTGCTCGACGTGGCCCGGCGCGGCGGCCATCCGCGGCTCTCCGCCGCGGAGGCCACGGAGGCCGTGGAGGCGGCCGTCGCCGCCTCCGTGGTCGAGGAGCGGCAGGTGGTCTCCGAGGGCCGGCCGGTCGCCGGACTCGCCTTCCGTCACCCGCTGGTGCGGCTCACCTGCTACGAGGGCCTGTCGGCGGCCCGGCGCCGGCTGCTGCACTCGGCGTACGCGGAGGCCGTGCTCCGCCGCCGCCCGGAGGCCGTGGACACACTGGCCGCCCATCTGGCCCGGGCGGACGACCCGCGCGCCACCGGCTATCTGCGGCAGGCCGCGGAGCGGGCGGCCGCGCTCTACGCCAATGACACGGCCGACCGCTACTACGCCGAACTCACCGACCGGCTCGACGCCCTGGCCGCCGACTCCGCGCGGGCCCGGATCGACCGCAGCGCCGTGCTGCGCCGGCTCGGCCGGTTCGACGAGGCGGCGCGGCTGCTCGGCGAGGCGCTGGAGGAGCTGGGCCGGCGCGGGGACGCGGACGGCCGCGTCCTGGCGGCGGCGCGGCTCGCGGAGCTCATGCCGAAGACGCGGGGCACGGAGGAAGGCTTCCGGCTGCTCGACTCCTGCCCGCCCGGTCCGGACACCCCGGCCGCGGTGGCGAGCGCCCACCATCTGTCCCGCGGGGTGCTGTGCTTCGTCGCGGGCCGGTACGAGGAGGGGGTCGCCGCCGCGCGGGCCGCGGAGGACGCGGCGCAGGCGGTGACGGGAGCGGAGCGGCGCGGGCTGCTCGCCAGGGCCCTCGCGGCGCAGGCGACCTCGCTGGGTCTCGCGGGCCGCTTCGGGCAGGCGGGGCCGGTCGCGGACCGGGCGCTGCCGCACGCGGAGGCGTACGGCGATCCGCAGTTGCTCGCCTCGGTGCTCTCGGTGCTGCGCGAGACGGCCCGGCGGGCGGGGCGGCTGCGGGAGGCGATCGACACGGGCCGCCGGGCGCTCACGCTCGCGGAGCGCTCGGGCGACGCGACGGCGACGGTCTTCGAACGGGCGAACCTCGCGGAGCTCCACCTTCTCGTGGAGGAGGTGGAGGAGGCGCGCGAGCTGGCGGAGACGGCGGTGCGGGACACCGGTTCGCACGCCGGGTGGTGCGCACCGTATGCCCTGGTGGCGCTCGCCCGGGTACGGATGCGGGCGGCCGAGCCCGGCGGCGGCGACCTGCTCGATCCGGCCGAGCGGACGGCCCGGGCCCAGGGGGACCACCAGGCCGGGTACGAGGTGCGGTCCGCGCGCGCCGAACTCGCCGTGCGGGAGGGCAGGCCCGAGGAGGCGCTGCGGCTGCTCGCGGACTGCCGGGAGACCGGTGCCGCGCATCTGACGGCCTGGGCGCTCCTCGCGTGCGGCCGGGCCGCGGAGGCCGCCGGGGCGGCGGGCGGCGAGGTGGAGCGCGCGGAGCGGGCCGGGGAGCGGCTGGCGGAGACGGAAGCCCGTACGGCACACGCCGCCGCGCTCGCGGCGCTGGGCCGCGAGCGGGAGGCGGCGGCCGGTTTCGACCGGGCGACGGCCCTGGCGGAGTCCCTGCCGTATCCGGCGGGGGCGCGCCGGGTGGCGTGGGCCCGTGGGGTGAGGTGGGCGGACGGGGCACCCGGGATGGTCTGA